In Campylobacter porcelli, the sequence ATATGGCGATATTTTAGGCTGTTCGCAAATAATAGTCAAATCCACATTTACAATATCAAACCCAACAGAACGCACAAACTCCACGCTACGCTCAAGCAAAATTTTAGAGTCAATGCCTTTAAATTTCATATCATTATCTGGAAAGAGCTGACCAATATCAGGTGCACTAGCCGCCCCTAAAATCGCATCACAAAGTGCGTGAATCGCCACATCGCCATCGCTATGAGCCTTAAAAGCCTTATTAAATGGCACCTTAATCCCACCTAAACTCAAATAATCCCCATCGCAAAAAGCATGCACATCAAAGCCATTTCCGCAAAAAATATCAGGTGAAGGCGGCTTAAGATTAATAAGCTTCAAATCATCTTTATAAGTAAGCTTTCTAGCTCTCTCATCACCACTAACATACCAAACCTTACCGCCAATAGCAGCTATAGCTGAGCTATCATCTGTGTAAATTTTATCGCTATTTAAAGCCTGTTTTAATAGCTTGGTTTTAGAAAGTTGCGGGGTTTGAATTCGCTTTAGCTCATCTCTATTTATATAACTATCCCCATAAACTGCTGTATCGCTTACTTTAAGCACTGGGACGATACAATCAGCCAAATTTGCATCATCTATTAAGCGTTTTATCAATGATTGTGGGATATCAATTCTAGCTATATCACTTACCATTACATAATCGCTATTTATGTGATTAAGAGCGTTTTTAAGGCTATCTTGACGAGTAGCACCACCTTGGATAAATTTGATATTTGAATCAAACTTAGACATATACTCGCACTCATTACTAACAACAATAATCTCTTTAAAATTATAATTTGAGTTTATATTTTTAGTTGCTTTTAGCCATAGTGGAGTATCGCCAGTGCGTAGCCACTGCTTTTTAGCAGCTAAACCAAATCTTGTAGAGCTTCCAGCACCTAGCATTACTAAAGATATATCAATCAAAGTAGATCCTAAATTTAAAATTATGTTACTAAATTATACATTTTTTTTAATTTCATTTGACTGAAATAAGAAGAAAATTTAATCCAAATTTAGCCATTTAATAGCCAAAATTTAGATATTATCATCTATAAATAGGTTAAATTTGCTTATATATCTTACTTAAAAGATATGTTTAAAATATATTAAATTTAACGCTTTGAAATGTGTAATCTCTTCCCAGTCTATACTCTTAAGGATAAATTTGTAACACTTAGATTAAAATAGCAAACTAAAATAAAGAAAATTTAAATAAATATATTTAAGAGTTGTTTTGTATTTAATTATATATTGTAAAATTTCACTTTCAAAAGCTTAAAAAGGATAAAAAATGAGAAAAGAGTGGTGTCAAGAACGCCAAAATGACCCTACTCCAACACAGATGTATTATGCTAAAAACGGCATAATCACCAAAGAGATGGAGTATGTAGCAAAAATAGAAAGGCTCGAAGCTAGTAAGGTTAGAGATCTAGTCGCAAGTGGAAAACTCATAATCCCAGCTAATATCAATCATCATCATCTAATCCCAATGGCAATAGGTAGAGCCGTAACTTGTAAAATCAACGCCAATATCGGCTCAAGTGCGATAATTAGCAATATAAACGAAGAGATAGAAAAGCTAAATGTATGCTTAAAATATGGAGCTGATACCGTTATGGATCTAAGCACTGGCGGGGATTTGGATGCTATCAGAAAAGCTATAATAGCAAATTCAACCGTTCCAATTGGCACTGTGCCAATATACCAAATCATTCACGATATTAAAGATTTAGACAATCTAACACCGCAAATTATGCTTGATTGTATCGAAAAACAAGCCAAACAAGGCGTAAGCTACTTCACTATTCACGCTGGATTTTTGCTTGAGTTTATGCCATTAGTGGCTAAACG encodes:
- a CDS encoding bifunctional 2-C-methyl-D-erythritol 4-phosphate cytidylyltransferase/2-C-methyl-D-erythritol 2,4-cyclodiphosphate synthase, with product MIDISLVMLGAGSSTRFGLAAKKQWLRTGDTPLWLKATKNINSNYNFKEIIVVSNECEYMSKFDSNIKFIQGGATRQDSLKNALNHINSDYVMVSDIARIDIPQSLIKRLIDDANLADCIVPVLKVSDTAVYGDSYINRDELKRIQTPQLSKTKLLKQALNSDKIYTDDSSAIAAIGGKVWYVSGDERARKLTYKDDLKLINLKPPSPDIFCGNGFDVHAFCDGDYLSLGGIKVPFNKAFKAHSDGDVAIHALCDAILGAASAPDIGQLFPDNDMKFKGIDSKILLERSVEFVRSVGFDIVNVDLTIICEQPKISPYKDEMAKILADVMKLSRFRVNIKATTSEKLGFTGRGEGVAVIANANLKYFDWTRL